A part of Larkinella insperata genomic DNA contains:
- a CDS encoding FKBP-type peptidyl-prolyl cis-trans isomerase → MNLKSIGTLSLLVAALASCDNNRVQVTENGLKYKFHEDVEDTRKAKVGDVMTFNITVKNSKDSTLGSSYTTGSPVKQPLQASTFKGSLEEGLALLSKGDSATIYVNADSIAARSMQPLPPFIPKGSDIAYTIKVVDIQSMEEFQKAQVALREKQKGVDAKTIADYVAKNKLAGQKTASGLYFVITQPGAGPQPASGDVVKVKYTGKLMDGKVFDSSDKQPQTQAGIDFPLGQGAVIPGWEEGIRQLRKGGKGTIIIPSGLAYGTEGAPGAIPPNSVILFDVELVDVKKGAAPTPPQMPQMPQGGR, encoded by the coding sequence ATGAATCTCAAATCCATTGGTACACTTTCTCTGCTGGTAGCGGCTCTGGCTTCCTGCGACAACAACCGGGTGCAAGTAACCGAAAACGGCCTGAAGTACAAGTTTCACGAAGATGTTGAAGACACGCGCAAGGCAAAAGTCGGCGACGTGATGACATTTAATATTACGGTTAAAAACAGCAAGGACTCGACGCTCGGCAGTAGCTACACCACCGGCTCGCCCGTAAAACAACCCCTGCAGGCATCTACCTTCAAAGGCAGCCTGGAAGAAGGTCTGGCGTTGCTGAGCAAAGGCGACAGCGCCACGATTTACGTGAACGCCGACTCCATCGCGGCTCGGTCCATGCAGCCCCTGCCGCCGTTTATTCCGAAAGGCTCCGACATTGCCTACACCATCAAGGTGGTTGACATCCAGTCAATGGAAGAGTTCCAGAAAGCACAAGTAGCGCTCCGGGAAAAACAAAAAGGCGTCGATGCCAAAACCATCGCGGACTACGTAGCGAAAAACAAACTGGCCGGACAAAAAACGGCATCGGGTCTATATTTCGTCATTACCCAGCCGGGCGCAGGTCCGCAACCGGCTTCCGGCGACGTGGTCAAAGTGAAATACACCGGCAAGCTGATGGACGGTAAGGTATTCGATAGCTCCGACAAACAACCCCAGACCCAGGCCGGTATTGATTTCCCGCTGGGCCAGGGTGCCGTCATTCCCGGCTGGGAAGAAGGTATCCGGCAGCTGCGGAAAGGCGGAAAAGGCACGATCATTATTCCGTCGGGTCTGGCCTACGGTACGGAAGGTGCTCCGGGTGCCATCCCGCCCAACTCCGTAATCCTGTTCGACGTTGAACTGGTTGACGTCAAGAAGGGAGCCGCACCGACTCCTCCGCAAATGCCACAAATGCCGCAGGGCGGCCGGTAA
- a CDS encoding peptidylprolyl isomerase, whose product MALINKIREKSGVAVGVIAVSLILFIVGGDLLGSRSLFGGQDQTVGEISGQKISYQEYNAKVDEARAAYEQQTGRPATEQDQVQLRDQAWNQFILDIAYQKEYEALGLAVTREELVDMVQGNYISPAIRQTFTDPKTGAFDKNTVINYLKSLKTLPAEQQLAWTNFERNLSADRMRTKYENLLRLSSFVTTAEAQKEYQAQNTRADAKFLLVPYYVVPDTTVKVSDSQLQEYLDKHKDEYKSFNSRTLQYVTFPVAPSKEDSTALYDQIKNLARGLASAPNDSSYARMNSDIQAPLYMTLGEMPEQLKATVGTFAPGGVYGPYKEGNTYFIYKYGGTKRDTSFTVRASHILIRAAGGDSSKAAARAKAEGVLKRIQGGASFEALAAENSEDGSRQQGGDLGYFKNNNQMVKPFQDAVFSFNGTGLIPRLVETDFGFHIIKITEPKTNTLYRIATIGKTITPSQATRDEVYRKAEQFATENKTKADFDENTKKDKSLVVATAERLPENATSVNALGNARELVRWAFNDDTDINDVSSAIEVDDQYVVAVVTGETSEDEASVDNFRQELTTKVRNQLKAEQIIAKLGNASGTLESIAQKYGAGALVETVPDVNMANGFLKSAGVDPLAVGKIFGLKAGKRSKPFAGDAGVIIVETTKVTPAPTVADYTVYKNQLQQNANSRAGFMINEAIRDNADIKDRRAKFY is encoded by the coding sequence ATGGCTTTAATTAACAAAATCAGGGAAAAATCGGGCGTCGCGGTAGGTGTCATTGCCGTCAGTTTGATTTTATTTATTGTCGGCGGGGATTTGCTCGGGTCTCGGAGCCTGTTTGGAGGACAGGACCAGACGGTAGGAGAGATTTCCGGACAGAAGATTTCATACCAGGAATACAACGCGAAAGTCGATGAAGCCCGGGCCGCCTACGAGCAGCAAACCGGTCGGCCCGCTACCGAGCAGGATCAGGTGCAGCTCCGTGATCAAGCCTGGAACCAGTTTATTTTAGACATTGCTTACCAGAAAGAGTACGAAGCTCTTGGCCTGGCAGTTACCAGAGAAGAACTAGTCGACATGGTACAGGGCAACTACATCAGCCCGGCCATCCGCCAGACTTTTACGGACCCCAAAACCGGCGCTTTTGATAAAAATACCGTTATTAACTACCTGAAAAGCCTCAAGACCTTGCCGGCTGAACAGCAACTGGCCTGGACGAACTTCGAGCGAAACCTGAGCGCCGACCGCATGCGGACCAAATACGAAAACCTGCTCCGGTTGTCGTCGTTTGTTACCACGGCCGAAGCACAGAAAGAATACCAGGCCCAGAACACCCGCGCGGATGCCAAATTCCTGCTGGTACCTTACTATGTTGTTCCTGATACAACGGTAAAAGTTTCTGACAGCCAGTTACAGGAATACCTCGACAAGCACAAAGACGAATACAAAAGCTTCAACAGCCGAACGCTGCAATACGTGACCTTCCCGGTAGCACCGTCGAAAGAAGACAGCACGGCTTTGTACGACCAAATTAAAAACCTGGCCCGCGGTTTGGCCTCCGCTCCGAATGACTCGTCATATGCCCGGATGAACTCCGATATTCAGGCACCGTTGTATATGACGCTGGGTGAAATGCCAGAGCAACTGAAGGCAACCGTTGGGACGTTTGCTCCGGGTGGGGTATACGGTCCTTACAAAGAAGGTAACACGTATTTTATCTACAAATACGGCGGTACGAAAAGAGATACCAGCTTCACGGTTCGGGCCAGCCACATTCTGATTCGGGCCGCTGGCGGTGACTCTTCCAAAGCCGCAGCCCGCGCCAAGGCCGAAGGTGTTTTGAAGCGGATTCAGGGCGGAGCCAGTTTCGAAGCCCTGGCGGCTGAGAACAGTGAAGACGGATCGCGTCAGCAGGGCGGTGATCTGGGGTACTTCAAAAACAACAACCAGATGGTGAAGCCGTTCCAGGACGCTGTTTTCAGCTTCAACGGAACCGGCTTGATCCCGCGACTGGTCGAAACAGATTTCGGTTTTCACATTATCAAAATAACCGAGCCGAAAACGAATACCCTGTACCGGATTGCAACCATCGGTAAGACCATCACACCGAGCCAGGCTACCCGTGATGAAGTATATCGCAAAGCTGAGCAATTTGCGACCGAAAATAAAACGAAGGCCGATTTTGATGAAAATACCAAAAAAGACAAAAGTCTGGTAGTTGCCACGGCCGAACGTCTTCCGGAAAATGCAACCAGTGTTAACGCCCTGGGTAACGCCCGTGAGCTCGTACGCTGGGCTTTCAACGATGATACGGACATCAACGATGTTTCATCAGCCATTGAAGTTGACGATCAGTACGTTGTAGCAGTTGTAACGGGTGAAACATCCGAAGATGAAGCTTCGGTTGATAACTTCCGGCAGGAGTTGACTACGAAAGTTCGGAACCAGTTGAAAGCTGAACAGATCATTGCCAAGCTGGGTAATGCATCGGGTACGCTCGAGTCAATTGCTCAGAAATACGGTGCTGGTGCTTTGGTTGAAACCGTACCGGACGTCAACATGGCGAACGGTTTTCTGAAAAGCGCGGGCGTTGATCCGCTGGCCGTTGGTAAAATCTTTGGTCTGAAAGCGGGCAAGCGTTCAAAACCGTTTGCGGGTGATGCAGGTGTGATAATCGTGGAAACTACGAAAGTTACCCCGGCTCCGACGGTGGCGGATTACACGGTTTACAAAAACCAGTTGCAGCAAAACGCCAACAGCCGCGCCGGTTTCATGATCAACGAAGCCATTCGTGATAACGCGGATATCAAAGATCGCCGGGCTAAGTTTTATTAA
- the rdgB gene encoding RdgB/HAM1 family non-canonical purine NTP pyrophosphatase, with product MTLCFATNNANKLAEISAMLGDQFDLKTLQDIGCLEEIPETQDTIPGNSRQKAAHVWDQYRINCFADDSGLEVDALHGEPGVHSAYYGGHPRSYERNVTRLLANLDGKSDRSARFRTVITLVLDGQYHVFEGVAEGQILTEPRGTGGFGYDPVFQPDGYDRTFAEMSMDEKAHISHRGQAFKKLVTFLKNP from the coding sequence ATGACGCTTTGCTTTGCCACCAATAATGCCAACAAACTGGCCGAAATCTCGGCCATGCTGGGTGATCAGTTCGACCTGAAAACCTTGCAGGACATTGGCTGTCTGGAAGAAATTCCCGAAACACAGGATACCATTCCCGGCAATTCGCGCCAGAAAGCTGCGCACGTCTGGGACCAGTACCGCATCAATTGTTTCGCCGACGATTCGGGTCTGGAAGTTGATGCGCTGCACGGTGAGCCGGGGGTTCACTCCGCCTACTACGGAGGTCATCCACGGAGCTACGAGCGCAACGTAACCCGGTTGTTGGCCAACCTGGACGGTAAGTCAGACCGAAGCGCCCGCTTCCGAACCGTCATCACCCTCGTTCTCGACGGCCAGTACCACGTTTTTGAAGGCGTTGCCGAGGGCCAGATCCTGACCGAGCCACGCGGTACGGGCGGCTTCGGCTACGACCCGGTTTTTCAACCCGACGGTTATGACCGTACTTTTGCCGAAATGAGCATGGATGAAAAAGCCCACATCAGTCACCGCGGTCAGGCCTTCAAGAAGCTAGTCACCTTTCTGAAGAATCCGTAA
- a CDS encoding nucleoside-diphosphate kinase, producing the protein MTTNRTFTMIKPDAVAEGHSGAIIKIIEEAGFRIVAIKKVHLTKERAGQFYAVHQERPFYDGLTTYMSSGPIVPMILEKDNAVADFRKLIGATNPAQAEEGTIRKQFAKSMEANAIHGSDSDENAKIESDFFFAGLEQF; encoded by the coding sequence ATGACGACCAACCGTACGTTCACGATGATTAAGCCCGATGCGGTAGCAGAGGGCCATTCCGGCGCAATCATTAAAATCATTGAAGAAGCCGGTTTTCGAATCGTTGCCATCAAGAAAGTTCATCTGACCAAAGAACGCGCCGGGCAGTTCTACGCCGTACACCAGGAGCGTCCTTTCTACGACGGCTTGACAACGTACATGTCGTCGGGACCCATTGTTCCCATGATTCTGGAGAAAGACAATGCCGTGGCGGATTTCCGCAAGCTGATCGGCGCCACCAACCCCGCTCAGGCCGAGGAGGGCACCATCCGGAAGCAGTTTGCCAAGTCAATGGAAGCAAACGCCATTCACGGTTCGGACTCGGACGAGAACGCTAAAATTGAAAGCGACTTTTTCTTTGCCGGACTGGAACAGTTCTAA
- a CDS encoding sterol desaturase family protein, which produces MDFFQTIYDEFLSFFGVGSWLKMFQSGDYSALLTWEGIRSAMSPLIPLLLIIEIIRAAFYKRFKIENYKISLLIIVFNRFIGRYLSFAMVALCIGLFEKYAIITTTPTWYWFLYGYVVWELAHFVYHYLGHKVRLFWCLHSTHHAPEDMNLSVTYAHFFLEAPYADIIRTTICILLGVNPVLLFLIMFIDGTWGALIHIGENVLKDGRLGFLHKIILTPSHHRVHHAKNPLYMDTNFCNLLNIWDHVFGTLQHEKKEVPMEYGITREMKRGNFWDVYFGEFYALAKDMRKAPGLKNKLLYIIMPPGWNHTGDHKTAKIVKKEFMETTDAQPVVHIS; this is translated from the coding sequence ATGGATTTTTTTCAAACCATTTACGACGAATTTCTTTCTTTTTTCGGCGTCGGATCATGGCTAAAAATGTTCCAATCCGGCGACTATTCCGCCTTGTTAACCTGGGAGGGTATCCGGTCGGCTATGTCTCCCCTGATTCCGCTGCTGCTGATCATCGAAATTATACGGGCCGCCTTTTATAAGCGATTCAAGATTGAGAATTACAAAATTTCATTGCTGATCATTGTTTTCAACCGGTTTATCGGACGATACCTTTCCTTTGCGATGGTGGCGCTGTGCATTGGTCTCTTTGAAAAATACGCGATCATCACCACCACCCCGACTTGGTACTGGTTTCTTTACGGTTACGTAGTCTGGGAACTGGCGCACTTCGTCTACCATTACCTGGGCCATAAAGTACGGCTTTTCTGGTGCCTTCACTCAACCCACCACGCCCCGGAAGATATGAACCTGTCGGTAACCTACGCTCACTTCTTCCTGGAAGCCCCCTACGCCGACATCATCCGAACCACGATCTGCATCCTGCTGGGTGTCAACCCCGTCCTGTTATTTCTCATCATGTTTATCGACGGCACCTGGGGCGCCCTGATTCACATCGGTGAGAATGTCCTGAAAGACGGCCGACTGGGCTTTTTGCACAAAATCATTCTGACGCCCTCACACCACCGGGTTCATCACGCCAAGAATCCGCTGTACATGGACACCAACTTCTGTAACCTGCTGAACATCTGGGACCACGTCTTCGGAACGCTGCAACACGAGAAGAAAGAAGTGCCGATGGAATACGGAATTACGCGGGAAATGAAACGCGGCAATTTCTGGGATGTCTACTTTGGTGAATTCTATGCGCTGGCAAAAGACATGCGGAAAGCGCCCGGCCTGAAAAACAAGCTGCTTTACATTATCATGCCGCCCGGCTGGAACCATACCGGTGACCACAAAACGGCCAAAATTGTCAAGAAAGAATTTATGGAGACTACCGACGCCCAGCCCGTTGTCCACATTTCCTGA
- a CDS encoding ribonucleoside-diphosphate reductase small subunit, which produces MAQPEALEPILQEDPLRFVLFPIRHHDIWKMYKQHEASFWTAEEIDLSQDQRDWENLNDGERHFISHVLAFFAASDGIVNENLAVGFLSQVQYAEAKCFYGFQIMMENIHSETYSLLIDTYIKNPSEKDKMLRAIDTIPCVTRKAEWAMRWIENGSFVERLLAFAAVEGIFFSGSFCSIFWLKKRGLMPGLSFSNELISRDEGLHRDFACLLYTDHIKNKLPEEDVYAMIKDAVSIEQEFVTDALPVSLIGMNADLMNQYIEFVADHLLVSLGLKKIYNSTNPFDFMDMISLQGKTNFFEKRVGEYQKAGVMGSTKEKEDQKITFDADF; this is translated from the coding sequence ATGGCTCAACCTGAAGCACTCGAACCGATACTGCAAGAGGACCCGCTCCGGTTTGTTCTATTTCCCATCCGGCACCACGACATCTGGAAAATGTACAAGCAGCACGAAGCGTCGTTCTGGACTGCCGAAGAAATTGACCTTTCGCAGGATCAGCGTGACTGGGAAAACCTCAACGACGGCGAACGGCACTTCATTTCCCACGTATTAGCGTTCTTTGCGGCTTCCGACGGGATTGTCAACGAGAACCTGGCGGTCGGTTTTCTGTCGCAGGTGCAATACGCCGAAGCCAAGTGCTTCTACGGTTTCCAGATTATGATGGAAAACATTCACTCGGAAACCTATTCGTTGCTGATTGATACCTACATTAAAAATCCGTCAGAAAAAGACAAGATGCTGCGCGCAATCGATACGATTCCGTGCGTGACGCGAAAAGCCGAATGGGCTATGCGGTGGATCGAGAACGGTTCCTTTGTGGAGCGTCTGCTGGCGTTTGCTGCGGTGGAAGGAATTTTCTTTTCCGGGTCGTTCTGCTCAATTTTCTGGCTCAAAAAACGGGGTCTAATGCCCGGGTTGTCGTTCTCGAACGAGCTGATTTCGCGCGACGAGGGTTTGCACCGCGATTTTGCGTGTTTGCTCTATACCGACCACATCAAGAACAAACTGCCCGAAGAAGATGTCTACGCGATGATTAAAGACGCGGTGAGCATCGAGCAGGAGTTTGTTACCGATGCGCTGCCGGTCTCCCTCATCGGGATGAATGCCGACCTGATGAATCAGTACATCGAATTCGTTGCGGATCACCTGCTGGTATCACTGGGTTTGAAAAAGATTTACAACTCAACCAACCCGTTTGATTTCATGGATATGATTTCGCTGCAAGGGAAAACCAACTTCTTCGAGAAGCGCGTTGGTGAATACCAGAAAGCGGGCGTAATGGGATCAACGAAGGAAAAAGAAGATCAGAAGATTACGTTTGACGCGGATTTTTAA
- a CDS encoding FKBP-type peptidyl-prolyl cis-trans isomerase, producing MNATKNWLKWSFAVSLIGLLTAQMACQPDPGEALNERKRRENEEEILAYLDKTNLRGRAEKNELTGLYIIRTKTVQNGQLAVEGDEVKYYFVQSRLDSVVVDSSETAAGIPNTSTIGAVNRGTITARLYQSLQLLKEGEEAIVLAPYDPTDVKSGNLLLPAYTPVRYDVRVVSVRTEEEQIQDYLVANKLTAAEKTESGLRFLLTKKSPADSAQVKAGQTAKVKYTGKLLNGTQFDASANGTEFSVGTGAVIQAWDEALVKMRVGEKATIVLPSSIGYGPTGRQSQTAGAVSIPSYAPLAFELEVVSAK from the coding sequence ATGAATGCAACGAAGAATTGGCTGAAATGGAGCTTTGCCGTTTCACTGATTGGGCTCTTAACGGCGCAGATGGCTTGCCAGCCCGACCCGGGGGAGGCCCTAAACGAACGGAAGCGTCGCGAAAATGAGGAAGAGATTCTTGCTTACCTTGATAAAACCAACCTTAGAGGAAGGGCGGAGAAAAACGAGCTAACCGGCCTTTACATCATCCGGACGAAAACCGTTCAGAACGGGCAGTTGGCGGTAGAAGGAGATGAAGTAAAATACTACTTTGTGCAAAGCCGGCTGGATAGCGTCGTTGTTGATAGTTCAGAAACAGCGGCCGGGATTCCTAACACCAGCACGATCGGGGCCGTAAACAGAGGCACCATCACCGCCCGGCTTTACCAAAGCCTGCAACTGCTGAAAGAAGGCGAAGAAGCCATTGTACTGGCTCCCTACGACCCGACCGACGTTAAGAGCGGCAATTTGCTCTTACCAGCTTACACGCCCGTTCGCTACGACGTAAGAGTGGTTAGCGTCCGGACGGAGGAAGAACAGATTCAGGATTATCTGGTGGCGAATAAACTGACAGCCGCCGAAAAAACAGAATCGGGACTACGGTTCCTCCTGACCAAAAAATCACCGGCGGATTCGGCGCAGGTGAAAGCCGGACAGACTGCCAAAGTGAAATATACCGGTAAGCTCCTGAATGGCACCCAGTTTGATGCCAGTGCCAACGGAACAGAATTTAGTGTGGGTACCGGAGCCGTGATACAAGCCTGGGATGAGGCCTTGGTGAAAATGCGGGTTGGTGAAAAAGCCACCATCGTATTGCCGTCCTCGATCGGATACGGTCCGACGGGGCGTCAGAGCCAGACGGCAGGAGCCGTATCAATTCCTTCTTACGCACCACTTGCGTTTGAATTGGAAGTGGTGAGTGCCAAATAA
- a CDS encoding DHH family phosphoesterase, with translation MQDFDAIRDLIEKPQTVLITTHLNPDADAMGSSLGLAGYLKKRNHRVTVVAPTEYPDNLYWLGGNNEVIVFEEKKRVEITQLFEQADVIFCLDFSVLNRIRDLEPLVRQSRAKKVMIDHHLEPESFADFTYWDTSAAATAQLIFRLIDQMGDKALIDVPIAECLYAGIMTDTGSFRHASTTGDVHRVVADLIDVGIEVSPIHRRIYDNVSLDKLRFTGYALSEKLVVLPEYRFAYITITDAELKRFRSKMGDTEGLVNQALAVEGVVMAAILIDRGDEVKMSFRSLGDFSVRDLASQHFNGGGHRNAAGGRTTLTLQETEEKLLNVLPAYQEQLLESV, from the coding sequence ATGCAAGACTTCGACGCCATTCGTGATTTAATTGAGAAGCCCCAGACGGTGCTGATTACGACCCACCTCAACCCCGATGCCGATGCCATGGGTTCGTCGCTGGGTCTGGCGGGCTATCTGAAAAAGCGGAACCACCGGGTAACGGTTGTTGCCCCCACCGAATACCCCGATAATCTATACTGGCTCGGCGGAAACAACGAAGTCATTGTATTTGAGGAGAAAAAGCGGGTTGAGATAACGCAACTGTTTGAGCAGGCCGACGTTATTTTTTGCCTTGACTTTTCGGTTTTGAATCGCATCCGTGATCTGGAGCCACTGGTACGGCAGTCGCGCGCCAAAAAAGTGATGATTGATCACCACCTGGAACCCGAATCGTTTGCCGATTTTACGTATTGGGATACCTCGGCTGCGGCCACGGCCCAGCTGATTTTCCGGCTGATCGACCAGATGGGCGACAAGGCCCTCATCGATGTGCCAATCGCCGAATGCCTGTACGCCGGTATCATGACCGATACGGGGTCGTTCCGGCACGCCAGCACCACGGGCGATGTGCACCGCGTCGTGGCTGATCTCATCGATGTTGGCATTGAAGTCAGCCCCATTCATCGCCGGATCTATGACAATGTTTCGCTGGACAAACTCCGCTTTACCGGCTACGCGCTTTCGGAGAAGCTGGTGGTTCTGCCGGAATACCGCTTTGCCTACATCACCATTACCGACGCGGAACTCAAACGGTTCCGGTCGAAAATGGGCGATACGGAGGGGCTGGTGAACCAGGCACTGGCCGTGGAGGGCGTCGTTATGGCGGCCATTCTGATTGACCGGGGGGATGAAGTGAAAATGTCATTCCGGTCGCTGGGCGATTTTTCGGTGCGTGATCTGGCCAGCCAGCATTTCAACGGCGGAGGCCACAGAAATGCCGCCGGGGGCCGAACCACCCTGACCTTGCAGGAAACCGAAGAAAAACTGTTAAATGTGTTACCCGCTTATCAGGAACAACTCTTAGAATCCGTTTAA